In the genome of Alphaproteobacteria bacterium, the window CTTTCGTCCGATAACGGGTCGACTTGCATCGCCGGCGACGCTTGAATGTTGGTTGGTAAATCGCTCCCGCCTAAGGCCGAACTCACTTTCCAGCAAGCCAAGTCTAGGTGAAAGCGCCTCGATCCGGACTTTCCCTAGGTCAAACCTGGCAGTGGTCGTTGGCTTGCGCCCATAGGAACACCGGCCCGACGGTGGAATTCACCGCCGATGTCGATAAGCAGCATTTCGTTGAAGCCTGGAGCGATCAGTGTAGTCCCAACCGGAAGGCCAACGGAATCAAAGCCGGCCGGAACGGCAATTGCGCAAAGATCCAGAAGATTCACGAAGTTCGTAAAGATGCCAAGGTTAGCGTTCAGTTGGATCGGATCCGCTGCCACCTCGTCGATCGTGTAGATTGTTCCCGTGGTCGGCAGGAACAGAAAATCGGCGACCTCCCATGTCTTCAGCGTCCGGACTTGCAACTCATGAAGATGGTGCAACGCGGCAAATACATCGACTCCGAGATGTTGGGCGCATCCTTCCATGATTTGCCGTGTTACAGGGTGCATGGCGTCAGAATGTTCTGCAACGAAAGCGCGGATACCCACCAGGCGTTCCGCGATCAATGGCCCGCCGTACAGCAATTCGGAGACCTCTCGGAAGGGAGCAAATTCGATCTCCACCTTCTCGCCGCCCATGGCACGCAATCTCTCTACCCCTTCTTCGTAAATCGCCTGCCACTCGGCATTGCCAAAGAATTCCAGTTCCTCGGAGCCGGGCACCGCGAAACGGAATTGATCTCGAACCCTTGGTTCACCGAGTGGCGCTGCACGCGAAAACGGGTAAAGCGGATCCGGCGCCGCAGCAACGCGCAGGATGGCCAACGCATCCTCGGCGGTTAGCGAGAAAATTGAGACGCAGTCCAACGATCGAGCCGCCGGCACGCAGTTCGTCGCACTGATCATGCCGCGCGTGGGCTTGAGCCCGATCAAATTGTTGAAAGCGGCTGGGACGCGGCCAGATCCTGCAACATCAGTTCCAAGCGCAAAGGTTACAAGTCCTATAGATACGCAAACCCCTGATCCAGAACTCGACCCGCCAGGGATGTACCGCGCGTCGAACGGGTTCCGCGCGATGCCATAAGGCGTTCTGGTCCCGACGAGTCCACTTTGAAATTGATCAAGATTTGTTTTTCCGATGAGGATCGAGCCGGCTGCAAGGAGCCGTTCTACCACCGTCGCCGACCGTTCCGCCGTGTATGCGAATGCAGGGCATGCCGCGGTGGTCTGCATGTTCGCAACGTCAATGCAATCCTTAACTGAAAACGGTATGCCGTAGAGCGGCAATCGTTGACGAGCCTCTTCCTCCAGACCCTCCAGCTCCTTGGCCCGTTCCCTTACCTGTTCATCCGGAACGCGAGAAATCCAGACTCCATCGTCCCCCTGATCTGCGATACGGCGCAGGACCAAATCGACGACTGCCGTCGGAGTCAGGTTTCCCCCATCATACGCGGCGCACAGGGCACCGAGATCCAAGCTGATGTCCTCTGGCACACCGGTCATGTCCAATCTTCCCTCTTGCTACTTGGCCACTCAACGAAGCCTTGAGTCCGCCGGATCCTCATCCCGCGGACCAACCACTTGTGACTCAGGACTCGCCGTCCGACGCGAAATGCCTATGCATGGCCAGCGGATACCAGGATCCCATACGTTTCCGGCAATCTATTCGCAATCAGATCGACCTTTGGAATTATCTGTTTTTGTCTTGTCACCGCTAGGTCAAGGAATGCCGTAAACACTGCACCCATCGCGCGGTTTCGCGGAACCATGCTTGTGATGTCCCAGTGCGGGAAGCCCATTGGCGGGACTACCACGCTGCCGCCCGGGTGTGGGCAATCCAGCCGGTTTGCCACAATAAGAGCCGTTCGATTGTCGACGCCTCGGGGCACGGTCAGCCACTGCCTCTTCACTTTTGAACGCTTCACGCCGGCGCTACTGCCATGGCCGAAGTCAATTGCTTTGCGTTTTCGGTGGCGGTGCGCATGACGCCCGATAGAAGCCCATAAGCCGCCGCCCACGCCTCGGCGGTCTCGCCGGTCCAAGACCGCGCCGAACATTGTTCGAACGACCAAAGCAACGCGGTTCCAACGGTGTCATAGTGCGCGTCCGTCACCCCATAGGCAGCGTGTCGGGCGCCCAGAGATTCGAGGACGGGAATCAGCTCGTCGACGTCGTCCAGTCCCGTTACCGCGGCGTCGAGCACATGGACCAGTCTCTTGCGCTGTTCGCCGAGATCGGTGTGATTGAACATCCGGCCGACCGTCGGGTCGATTTCGAACAATCGGCGATAAAACAAGTCGGCGGCGGTATCGGCGATTGGGGCCATGTCGTTCCAACTCCCCTGCACCAGGTGTTTCTGATCGGGTGTCATCGTCGCTCTCCGCTTGGTTTCATGAATAGCTGGGGCGTGCGATCGCCGCGGAAAAGTTTCGTCGAAGCCTGATCCAGATCGATCGACACGCAATTTGCGGCCATCTCCAGATCGATCGGGCGATGTGTCGCGCCATTTGCCCGCGCGCGAGGTGAGCCCGCTCGGTGGCCACGCGTTTGACCTCCGCCTGTTGCGCAGCGGTCAGATTGAGATAGTCGATCGTGTGCAAATCGGTCGTATCGAACTGGGACATGATGGTCTCCGTCTTGGCCGCGACCGCGACCGCGCGATGGGTTTCGACGGTCCAGTTCTTAGCAGTTGCTTTTAATCATAAAAAATGAATAATTATGATGATATTAATCTTCGTTAGAGAATTATGGATTTGACCGATCTCCTCATCTTCCGCACCGTGGTCGATGCCGGTGGCATCACCCGGGCGGCCGAAAGGCTGCATCGGGTGCAGTCGAACATCACCACCCGAGTCCGACAGCTCGAGGATGATCTCGGCGTCAAGTTGTTCATCCGCGAAGGCAAGCGGTTGCACCTGTCGCCGGCGGGACAGAATCTGCTCGGCTATGCCGATCGGCTCCTCGCCCTGGCCCAAGAGGCGCGCGAAGGCGTTCAGGACTCCGTGCCGCGTGGCCCGTTTCGCCTGGGTACGATGGAAAGTACCGCGGCGGTACGCCTGCCCGAACCCTTGAGCCTCTATCATCGCCGATACCCGGAGGTCGAACTCGAGCTGCGCACCGGCAATCCGCAACAGCTTGCAGCAAGGATTCTCAACGGCGAAATCGACGCCGCGTTAGCCGCCGAGCCGATCGCCGACGCCCCGTTCGAAAAAGTGCCGATCTATGACGAGGAACTGGCGATTATCGCCGCCGCCGATCAGCCGCCGATCACGTCCGTGCAGAGCCTGAAACGACGCACCCTGCTCACCTTCGAGCCGGGCTGCCCCTATCGAAAGCGACTCGAGGACTGGTTCGCCGACCAGGGCGAGCAACCGGGCCGTATCGTCGAGATGTCGTCCTATCATACGATGCTTGGCTGCGCTGTCGCCGGCATGGGCATCTCGCTCTTGCCGCGCGGCGTATTGGCGACGTTTCCCGACCGCGAGCGGCTGAGCGTTCATCGCCTACCCCCGGGACAGGATATCGCCCACACCGTGCTCATCTGGCGCAAGGGGGCGGGCTCCGCCAAGATCGACGCCCTGGTCCAGCTCCTCACCGCCAAGCCCGCGGCTAAACCGGTGCGTGCAAGGAGCCGCCGCAAAAGCGCGATCGGTTAGCGATATCGGGGATTCATCGAAGGCTTGCGACGCGGCAACGATCTGCTAAGTCTCTATGCTCGTCAGCATTTCGGATGGGTCGCCGAGCGGTCGAAGGCACCGGTCTTGAAATGCGGTTAGACCCGTCCCTACCCTTCCCACTACGTCCCTAGAAGTACAAAATCCTGCCGTTTCCTGCGATTCTTCCGCCTCTGCTGTCCGCGCCTATACCGCCTAGTGGTATGGCGTCCGGTGCCAATTATGGAGATCTAGCTTTTTGCTGATTGTCGGTCGGGATCCAGCCATAGTTGCCTTGCAATCAAGTCTGGCAAAGCAACACTCGAGACCCTCGCTCGACCGAGGAAGGCGATAATCTTCGCAGATATTAGCGTTCTCGACTTAGCAACAGGTATTCCGTCGGATTGTCGGGACACTGATCGATGCCACACTCGATGAACGTCGAGATCACGTTGGCCACCGTGACGAACAAGAACAGCACGATGGCGACGTTTTCCAATGGTCCGTTCTTCACGCGCTCCTTCCCCTTTGTCCAGTTTTCGTACTGTCGGTCGAACAGAAGCATGACGGCCGTTCCGGCAACGATGACAAAGAATACGATTCCCGCCCAGGTGTAATAGTGCAGCCCGAAGACCGGCGACCCGTAGGTTCCGGTGCCGGGAATGATATGGAGCAAGATCTGGCGCGCAGAAACCCAACCGCCGTAGATCGCGCCGAGGAGGAGAATGGCGTAATGGACCGGGCGGACACCGTAGAGGACATTGAGGGCAAGACCGAAGGCGGCGGCGATCATTCCAACTCGCTGGAGGAGGCAGAGCGGACAAGGCAGCTCGTTGCGCGCGAACTGCATGTAGTAGCCCGCCAACAGGACGCCGCATATCGAGATCAATCCGAGCGCATTGAGATTGCGCGATAAGATCGGACCCATTTGGGCAACCCCTACAATACGATGCCCAAAGACGAGGTCGCGTGATG includes:
- the atzF gene encoding allophanate hydrolase, giving the protein MTGVPEDISLDLGALCAAYDGGNLTPTAVVDLVLRRIADQGDDGVWISRVPDEQVRERAKELEGLEEEARQRLPLYGIPFSVKDCIDVANMQTTAACPAFAYTAERSATVVERLLAAGSILIGKTNLDQFQSGLVGTRTPYGIARNPFDARYIPGGSSSGSGVCVSIGLVTFALGTDVAGSGRVPAAFNNLIGLKPTRGMISATNCVPAARSLDCVSIFSLTAEDALAILRVAAAPDPLYPFSRAAPLGEPRVRDQFRFAVPGSEELEFFGNAEWQAIYEEGVERLRAMGGEKVEIEFAPFREVSELLYGGPLIAERLVGIRAFVAEHSDAMHPVTRQIMEGCAQHLGVDVFAALHHLHELQVRTLKTWEVADFLFLPTTGTIYTIDEVAADPIQLNANLGIFTNFVNLLDLCAIAVPAGFDSVGLPVGTTLIAPGFNEMLLIDIGGEFHRRAGVPMGASQRPLPGLT
- a CDS encoding disulfide bond formation protein B, whose protein sequence is MGPILSRNLNALGLISICGVLLAGYYMQFARNELPCPLCLLQRVGMIAAAFGLALNVLYGVRPVHYAILLLGAIYGGWVSARQILLHIIPGTGTYGSPVFGLHYYTWAGIVFFVIVAGTAVMLLFDRQYENWTKGKERVKNGPLENVAIVLFLFVTVANVISTFIECGIDQCPDNPTEYLLLSRER
- a CDS encoding hemin receptor: MTPDQKHLVQGSWNDMAPIADTAADLFYRRLFEIDPTVGRMFNHTDLGEQRKRLVHVLDAAVTGLDDVDELIPVLESLGARHAAYGVTDAHYDTVGTALLWSFEQCSARSWTGETAEAWAAAYGLLSGVMRTATENAKQLTSAMAVAPA
- a CDS encoding LysR family transcriptional regulator, which encodes MDLTDLLIFRTVVDAGGITRAAERLHRVQSNITTRVRQLEDDLGVKLFIREGKRLHLSPAGQNLLGYADRLLALAQEAREGVQDSVPRGPFRLGTMESTAAVRLPEPLSLYHRRYPEVELELRTGNPQQLAARILNGEIDAALAAEPIADAPFEKVPIYDEELAIIAAADQPPITSVQSLKRRTLLTFEPGCPYRKRLEDWFADQGEQPGRIVEMSSYHTMLGCAVAGMGISLLPRGVLATFPDRERLSVHRLPPGQDIAHTVLIWRKGAGSAKIDALVQLLTAKPAAKPVRARSRRKSAIG